One genomic region from Phragmites australis chromosome 1, lpPhrAust1.1, whole genome shotgun sequence encodes:
- the LOC133905317 gene encoding CDP-diacylglycerol--serine O-phosphatidyltransferase 1-like has protein sequence MVLSSGREIVFAKVVTMEVNGHHKPRREYNGRECNGVKPLNNCVDVDPWMAWAYKPRTISLLLMGTCFLIWASGALDPERSFSADRILSVKRGVFAMIAVFLAYSCLQAPSTVLIRPHPAIWRLVHGMAVVYLVALTFLLFQTRDDARQFMKYLHPDLGVELPERSYGTDCRIYVPDHPKSRFNNVYEIIFDEFVIAHILGWWGKAIMIRNQPLLWVLSIGFELMELTFRHMLPNFNECWWDSIILDILICNWFGIWAGMKTVRYFDGRTYEWVGLSHQPNIISKVKRTLGQFTPARWDKDEWYPLLGPWRFIQVLSLCIVFMAVELNTFFLKFCLWIPPRNPLIVYRLVLWWLIAIPTIREYNTYLQDRKPFKKVGSFCWLSLAICIVELLICIKFGHGLFPKSMPSWLITFWTAVTLLLVIFLLVWTYKIYRTMIRKRL, from the exons ATGGTGCTCTCTTCTGGAAGAGAG ATAGTATTTGCCAAAGTTGTTACAATGGAGGTCAATGGTCATCACAAACCTCGAAGAGAATATAATGGCCGCGAGTGCAATGGTGTAAAACCACTCAATAATTGTGTTGATGTCGATCCATGGATGGCATGGGCATACAAACCTCGAACGATCTCGCTCTTGCTCATGGGAACATGCTTTTTAAT TTGGGCAAGTGGTGCTCTCGATCCAGAAAGGAGCTTCTCTGCTGATCGTATTTTGTCGGTTAAAAG GGGTGTATTCGCAATGATCGCTGTTTTTTTGGCTTACTCTTGTCTTCAGGCACCTTCAAC TGTACTCATTAGACCACATCCTGCCATTTGGAGGCTGGTCCATGGAATGGCAGTTGTTTACCTTGTTGCCCTCACTTTTTTGCTTTTCCAG ACTCGTGATGATGCTAGGCAATTCATGAAGTATCTTCATCCTGATCTTGGTGTTG AATTGCCTGAAAGATCTTATGGAACTGACTGTCGCATATACGTACCTGATCATCCGAAAAGCAGGTTTAACAATGTTTAT GAGATCATTTTTGATGAGTTTGTTATTGCTCATATCCTTGGTTGGTGGGGTAAGGCTATAATGATACGAAACCAACCACTTTTGTGGGTGTTATCAATTGGCTTTGAACTTATGGAG CTCACTTTTCGTCATATGTTGCCAAATTTTAATGAGTGTTGGTGGGACAGCATTATCCTAGACATATTGATCTGCAATTGGTTTG GTATTTGGGCTGGAATGAAGACTGTGAGATACTTTGATGGGAGGACATATGAATGGGTTGGCTTGAGTCACCAACCCAACATTATCAGTAAG gTCAAAAGGACACTAGGCCAGTTCACACCAGCACGGTGGGACAAAGATGAGTGGTACCCTTTACTGGGTCCTTGGAGATTCATCCAGGTGCTGAGCCTTTGTATTGTTTTCATGGCTGTTGAACTGAACACATTCTTTCTCAAGTTCTGCCTTTGGATTCCTCCGCGGAACCCCTTGATTGTCTATCGACTAGTTCTTTGGTGGTTGATTGCGATACCAACCATCCGTGAGTACAATACCTACTTGCAAGACAG GAAACCTTTTAAAAAGGTGGGATCTTTCTGCTGGCTTTCCCTAGCTATATGCATTGTAGAGCTTCTAATCTGCATCAAGTTTGGACATG GCCTCTTTCCAAAGTCAATGCCGTCATGGTTGATCACATTCTGGACGGCAGTGACCTTGCTTCTCGTGATCTTCCTTCTTGTGTGGACTTACAAAATTTACCGAACAATGATAAGGAAAAGGTTATGA